The Xanthomonas sontii genome contains a region encoding:
- a CDS encoding rhodanese-like domain-containing protein produces the protein MPASSAQVLVDRARAQIHETPAHTDAAATPLPGEWIIDVREPGEFAMGHLPNAINIPRGILEFRLDADPALARRDQPILLYCASGGRSTLAALSLQHLGYTAVRSLTGGFLGWTAAGGPVDF, from the coding sequence ATGCCCGCCTCCTCCGCCCAAGTCCTGGTCGACCGCGCACGCGCGCAGATCCACGAAACCCCTGCCCACACCGATGCCGCCGCCACGCCGCTGCCCGGCGAGTGGATCATCGACGTGCGCGAACCCGGCGAGTTCGCCATGGGCCATCTGCCCAACGCCATCAACATCCCGCGCGGCATCCTCGAATTCCGTCTCGACGCCGATCCGGCGCTGGCCCGACGCGACCAGCCGATCCTGCTGTACTGCGCCAGCGGCGGCCGCTCCACGCTGGCGGCGCTGAGCCTGCAGCACCTGGGCTACACCGCGGTGCGCTCGCTGACCGGCGGCTTCCTGGGCTGGACCGCGGCCGGTGGCCCGGTCGATTTCTGA